From the genome of Scleropages formosus chromosome 22, fSclFor1.1, whole genome shotgun sequence:
GGGTGTCCCAGGACAGGACTGAGAGCAGAGTTTGTCCTTTGGACAAACCTAAAGGtatttaaacataatttattCAGTAAAGAAAGGTACCTTGAAATGAAGCACTCGACAGACAAGTGAAGAAGTGAACATTAacattatattacatattaagacaggggtgcgggggtgcagtggtgcggtgggtttgtccaggtcccactctttggtgggtctggggttcaagccctgcttggggtgtcctgtgacagactggcgtcccatcctgggtgtgtcccctccagcattgtatCCTGtattgtcaggttaggctccagctcaccacggccctgctcaggacaagtggcctcagccagtgtgtgtgtgcatattaaGAAGTGAACCTAACAGTCAATATAAGTAAACTATAAATGATCATTTTCTGGAGTTCAGTGTGTATAAGATAATTTTCCATGTACAATATAGGTTgcgttttacatttttttaatagcttAAAATGTGAGATGTCAAAACAGCTGCAAGGAGACGTACTGCCTGTGGGCACGAACTCTCCTTCAGGCTGCAGTGTTGACCTGACCCTTAGGTGAGTTCCTTAGGCTAGCTTCTGTTAGATGGCACCACCCGACAAAGTGTACAGCGGCAGAGCTAACCTGGCTCTTGCCCTCAGGCACAGTTAAAGGCATGCTTTGCCCTGAAAATGATATCCATGTCTTGTTATTGCCATCCTCCATAAATGAGGAACCATGGCTTCTCCTGAAATTTGTAATTCTAAGGGCAGATAAGCAATTAAAAGTACATTGGATTTATTATTTGCACTTTGGTCTACAAACGTCAGAATATATTAGCATCTCTATGCCAATGACATGTCAGAGTACAATAATCCAATTTGACTGTGGTACAGTGCCcaatgaaatatacatttttaatgtttttaacaaAGTCGGGAGCTAAACCAAATCTTTGcatagaaaaaatgtaatgtattagaAAAAGGTCTTCCACAGTCTCTAGTGATCAGTTTCAAGGTAGAAACTGTGCCTCTATTTATGGCAATGAGtcaggaacaaaaaaatcagttgctCTCAGTTCAATCTAATGGTGTGGTGGATCACAAGGGATTCTCTCCATCGTATGAGCATAGaacatgtgttttttctttgtttccatttGCTACCTAATAGCCTCTTCCTGCTACCGGAGTGGCTAATGCACCGTGGCCTTCACAgagttgcatttttatttgcctAGGCAAAAGGAAATTACTAAAAAGACTGCACCACGtacaacatttaatatttagtgATTATCATCTTCTTATTTGCACAGAAGTTTGAATTCCCTTAACTGAACCAGAGGAATGTTTTGCTTATCTCTTTACCTGACAAATGGCATCAGCAATAACATCGAGATCAGCTTGTTCATGGTACCAAGAAATAATCACATATTCACCTGATAAACAGAATTTCATGTGGATTTCAGTAAAAAGCAGAGTGGAGAATATATTTAGATATTTTCTAGTGATCACTAATCTGCAAGTGCATACTTTTccactgaatgtttttttttttaatgtaatttcttaTGCAACCATAACCCAGTTAACAGTACAGATCAAAGGATGAGATTCCAGTTATTCCTAAAAGGCAGCTGTATtgctaaaattaatatttataataatatctTTGTTATTACATTATACAAACGGAAATGACAAtggtaatattaaaattacaacAGCTGTAAAAGGGGAGATGATTCattatttcctttaaattatTAGAAATATAGATTGAAGTATATAGTTAACATCTATGTGGACACTTCTATCCTGCTGAAACTATATGAAGGTAATTCAGTGGTTCACTAGTACTTGCTTGACAGGGCTACCTGCAAAGTATGCCTCTAGAAGGTTCACATGCTCTTACTAATTCGCAGGATTTTCTGTTAACTGAGTGACTTAACAGGTTAGCGAACAGAAGAGAAGCAAAACTGTAAGAATGGATTTTCAAGAGAAAGCATTCCTTTTTTTCCTAATATGATGCCTGTTGTGTCGGTGCCCGTTGTTACTTGTGTTCTCCTCCAGAAAGACTTTGTTCCTGGGGGTGACATGTAAACTAAAAACCAGATAATGTTACATTTGAATATAGATAAAGCGCTGCATGATTGCAcattgtgtactgtatgtattgtaCATCTACATTTAAAACTATTCACTCAGAACAAGTCTTTTTTAAGGCAATTTAGAGAATGAGTGTAATGAAATGAATACATATGTACAAAAATATGAGAGGGATCCACCTCTGTGTAAGGCAGAGATTTGCTTATTAGTTCTGAACAATTTATAGTCCATGTTATGCTTATTGATATTTGATGGACTTTGGATGACATCCATAGAAAACACAGAAGCACATGTATAGCCTCATCTACATTCAAAGGTGACAATTCTACATTGTAGGGGTTCCAGATTAACTGATGTTGCCTCCAAGAAGAAAATGCATTGCGTATGTACTGTAGCTGATAATAACCATGTCAGTCTAATCAGTGCATATTAGAGCTTTGTCAAACCTCTGTAGGTTTGTATAGTGAGCCCTGGCGAGAGTGTGTCAATTCCCAGAGGCCAGATGTGATTATGAAGCTTAGATAACGCTCCCTCCCACTGACCCCTTTCCAGATCTGGGAAAAAAGATTGCAAGAGGTCTGCACCATCACAACGAACACTTCCTACCCGCATTATCCGAACGTGAAAACATCTGCAGtaatagagtaaaaatataGCTGAAAATATTACCTGTAATTTCCATCCATTGTTCTTTGTGAACTTTCATCTATTCAAAGACCACATAGTGGTGGGAAGAAACCTTGGACACTAATAAAAGAATCCATACCCAGCATgttcaaattcatttttcaaCAGGCAAAGAAGCACCCAGGAGTAAGTTCTTTTTTCTACTATTCTGCTGTTTGTATAGACGTAGAGTATTATGACATTGTTATTTACTGACCCTATAAATTTCTCGAAGTCTGTATTTAACAAATATTATCTCAATGTCTTTAGTTCCTTTGTAATTAGGTTTAAACTAAACAGATGAAACAGGCCTACTTAAATCCTAACTCTGGGCAGTTTTTGCCTGGATATTACACGTATATATGGGTTTAGATTTGTTTGCGGTTGTGTAATTGTTCACTTACATTATTCCTATTATGAAAAAACAGGTGTGTCATTAAAACAGCTTGAATGTTCAACAATGAATTGCCAGCACAACCCAACAAGGACCGGACCAGTGGTTCCTCATAATGAACCAAGGAAGCAAGAAATTGCACAAATCTCAGATTTTAATCATGGATTCATTGGTTACTGTAAATTTTCATTAACGATAGAACTATGACGTATGAGGCAGTTAAcgtaaatatacaaaaaaactgGGAGCTGCGTTTGCTGGTGAATTAGCATATAATGCTGTAACGTAAGGAGACTGAAAATACGAGttggtttaaaatgaaattttatgaaatcattTAGTGAACACTGCACGCAcaatgtgtatattatataatatatatttataaagagGCCAGCATAAAAACTGAGAATCCGAGTCGGATCTGACCCAGATTTTTAAAAGAGCAGTTGGCTTGAGCCCAAATTCGAAAAAGATGTAAAGATGGGACGCTTAACATAGATCATCAGGGGCGGTTTTCTAACACAAACTCTTAAGAAGCACTTATTCTCTGTAGTGAAGAACGTATTCCTTCGACTATTAAATCCACGTCACTGTTGGGCTGGAGCTTAAAGCGTTGCTCCTCCCGTCTGCAGCCTCTTTTGGAGCCTTATTTGCGTCCCTGTCCGCAGCCCTCTTACTGCAGCCGGTCTGCATCCCCGTCTGCAGCCTCGTTTTCGGTCGGTCTGCATCCCCGTCTGCAGCCTCGTTTTCGGCCGGTCTGCATCCCCGTCTGCGGCCTCGTTTTCAGCACGTCTGCATCCTCTTTTGGAACCGTATTTGCATCCCTGTCCGCCGCCCTCTTATTGCAGCCGGTCTGCATCCCTCCTCTGCAGCCTCGTTTTCAGCCGGTCTGCATCCCCCGTCTGCGGCCTCGTTTTCAGCCGGTCTGCGTCCCCCGTCTGCAGCCTCGTTTTCAGCCCGTCTGCAGCCTCATTCGCAGTTCCGCCTGCGAAGGTCCGAAACGTGACCGTGACATATGAAGTTGAATAGTGTTGACAAGCGGCTCTCGAACCCTTTCGACAATATATTCACGAATAAACATCTTTCATCCCTTCACAATGGCCTAATTGACACATCACATGTACTAGCATGTCTAACACATAATAACTCAGCTTCGTAGATGCCCTCTCGGAAACAGGATACGTGGGAATTGACGCAAATTTACGTAATTTATCGAGAATGAATAGCTTTTATCAACACAAGAATATTGCATTAGGACAAAAAAAGTGGCAGAATGAGAGTACATGACTGACATGACTGAGGCTCGACCTACTGCTCTAGTTTCTGTCCGTTAACTACCTCCGCGGTTCATTTGTTTGCCTAGACATTTAATCATCATGTCGTCGTGCTGAATGGCGATGAGAAGTCTGaggcacagtactgtacacacagctttttgtttaatatttccttttaaaCTAGCAggcttttaatttttgtttatcttAATAAGAGAATTTTCATGTCCCAGGGGACTCCTTCCATGAACACCCAGCAGCTGCACAAGGAAATGTGTAAATTGAGAAACAAAAAGTGGgccatatatacatatataaatatatgcgtgtgtatatatatatatatattgcccCCGATgcatattgtattatattatcattTAGACACTTCTGGgggccttttttaaaaaatcattaaagtGATGCTATAtcattacactttttaaaataaaagtgctatatatatatatatatatatatgggggttTTGTGTAGCACACAAATTGGAGAATAATATaggtgaaacttttttttttttaaaacaaacagtttaCAGCACCAAATGTGCTACTTCCTTTTATTAAAGTCACCCAGCATTAAAATGTGACGGTGtcaaaataattacaaataaataaacgaaGCGCTCccggttttacatttacatttacatttattcatttagcggacgcttttgtccaaagcgacgtacatctcggcaaaagtacaattcatgcattacgttaagagaaggagacgtagctgcagacatgtgactcaagcaaacctagtttgtcacctaccacttgctgcaccgaggttcatcgttcatgtaggtgcataaaacacaggatagacaaatcccgataccctcccaccaatttttttttttttttaatattattataagatacacaaataagcagttTTACATAAATTTCTTTGAAAGGACGTAGTGACACAACGCACGGCTTTTAAGAGTTCGGGGGAGAGATGGTGCGAGCAGTGGGATGCCGGCGATGCTCCCTGGCCACGTGAACACATGGAGTTTTACATAACGTAACCACTCTAATTTGAACCCGTGGTCGAGCACTGTGGGCCACACCCGAGAAAATCGGAGGGCTTGCCGGCCGGCGTTGCGAGAATGCGGCCGCCGTGCTGATTGAAAGTTGGAATTTCGCAGCTCATCTTCGTTTTGTGTTTCCATCCTAATCCGTGTCTTTTGCGAACAAACTATGGCCCCGTCGCCTGGTCTCTCCGTGATCCTGTCACTCAGGTTGACAGGCAGCGAGGGGAGCACAGGAGCTCGCCTGGCGCGGGGAGCCAGATCTCCTCTCTCTTTCGTAGCGTCCTTGCCCGCTCAACCCAGGCTGACAGGAAGGCGCCTCACATGGCTGCTGTCTCATACATATGGAAGAGCAGCCGGCGAGGGAGAAGAATAACAACGAACACACTTATGTACACAGGCACGCTTggacaaatacacatacacacacatgcacataaacTTTACTGTGGTGAAGAAGGTTTGCTCTCGAAACACGTGGCGTTCACACACGCCTATACAAGCACCGCCAAAGCCAAAATTAGGAGAGCGCTTAAGAACGTCTAGAGGCCATCTTCATGCGGCCACGCTATGTTCATCTTCGCAGTTTTGGTCGCTTTGAGAATCCCTTTCTGTGTCTTCATCTTCTAGCTCATCCCCCAGTTTATCTTCATGATATTAGGAATGGGGGGGGCTACCTTGTACCTGATACGGCTTGCTAGAGGACCCCATGTCAGGTAAGGCCATCCTTGTCCTTATGCAATAACAAAGATATCCCTAACCTTCTATTGAGTTCTCGATTTTTATAAGAAATGTTTATATTGtaaattaattcagttaatGCAAAAAGCTGGTTCAGGATTATGATTACATCTGTTCGTTACAAGAATTACGTGTATGCAGTGAAAGTTGAAAAATTTCTAATCCTATGTTCAATTGTCAGAACTAATCTTATTAATACTCAGAAATTGTATGTGATTAAGAACTAAAAAATTGCTTTTGGTTAATAATTACTTTCTGctaattcacattttcaggTTAAGTTTAGAAGattgtttttcagcttttggTTGCATACATAATGCTCAATTACACGTTTTGTACTCCTTCTGAGAAGTTCGTAATACTTTACCCACTTCTTCAGATAGCATCTTGACACGCAAGTAGCCAAGAAAAAATGAGCACAGACAATAAGACACTCCTCAAAAATCTCAGATCAATTACTGCTGCATGTCAATGATCTCATTTATTTAAGGCTGCCACACAGTAatacttttcattatttccacTGTCTTTCAGTATGTTTTCTGCCCGTCTGTCTTCTGTATACAGAATGGCATGAATACAAATGAACGATTATCACACTTGTCATCACTTCTTTATGAAATGCCTGacattattttatcattaatgGTGTGATTGATGAAACGGCCATTTCTTGGTTTTAACAGCtttcttatttttccatattcagGCAACGTGGTTATAAAGGCTCCGATTCTGGTTGTTCATCTTTAAGTACCCTTTGTTTATGCTTGGCTCCTCACTTGGTCattataagtacactctgtgccATGTCCGTGTGAGAAGGGGGCTTAGTTAATGAATTGCAGATGCCTGCCAAGGCATGACCGGATTGACCTCCTCTCATAatcacctctctctctctcactatgTGACCTGGCCTCACCCCGGTGTGGGCAGCTGGGACAGAAAGAACAACCCAGAGCCCTGGAACAAACTCAGCCCAACATATCAGTACAAGGTGAATTCTTTTTCCATACTAATCCTGTCTGGCGAGAGATGGGCCGAATGATCACCCACGCTCATGGCTCTGTTTTCATATGGAGGGACCGACAGCCCCGAGCTAAACCGTTTATGAaatgtgtattaaatgtttattaaacgTTACGATTAAGCgcgtctaaaaaaaaattaatacgtGTTTATTTGAATATGCCCTTAGCATCTCAGATGCGTTTTAAGAATTTAATCCATGCACTCCAGGTACACTTCTGTCATGCTTGAATATATTGGTCAAAGATGCTGAGTAAGGGCATTGCCCCAACCCAGTGATAAAAATTCAACAACAAAAGGaaggaagaataaaaaaataggaCCTCATAAAGGACCAGTACATATTGCAGACGGAATTTCAATGGTTTTCAAAGCCGAATCTCATGCTTGTGTAATGAAAGTCACGGCAGATGAAAGGTCATGGCACAGCATGTTTAATTCTCAGTAGCAGGCAAAGGTCGCACATCGAAATTCCACTGCAGTCTGAACAGTAATAATGAACAAGGGGGAGGAGGGACGAGGGAGATGACAGCCAGCTGATCAAAAACAATATGCAGGAGGAAAATAATCATTGAAGAAGGGAAAACGTGTCCTCTGTCACGAATGGggagatatactgtataagcTGTACATGACATATGCAAAGAGCGTTCCTGAGCACTTcctcaagaaaaaaagaaaggtgggaaataaacaaacacgcTCCGAATTGGGGACCATCCTAAATGAGAGGAGGGAATGGGCACTGTTAGTGTTTTCCTCTCCTAAAGACACACAGATGAACTTAATTTaagcaaaacatattcaaatGTATTCTCTTCCAGTTGGTGGCCGTCAGCACGGACTACAAGAGTCTGAAAAAGGAGGGCCCTGACTTCTGAAGGTCTTTACTGTCATTCCAGGGGCACACGGTGAGGTAGAGCCCCCCTGTCACCATGCGCTCCTTGTGCCGGTGTGACACTTTCCTATTTTGTAGCTTTATTCCACATCTTTCGTTAAGCTTTATCGATCAGGGTTTCCCTCAGTGCTCCATTGGTGTGGTGGTCTGCCAAACCTCAGTTTTATGCTGGCACACCggcaaatttaaaaacacttcgCTGTGTGATGCTCAAGTTAA
Proteins encoded in this window:
- the LOC108928363 gene encoding NADH dehydrogenase [ubiquinone] 1 alpha subcomplex subunit 4-like 2; amino-acid sequence: MFKFIFQQAKKHPGLIPQFIFMILGMGGATLYLIRLARGPHVSWDRKNNPEPWNKLSPTYQYKLVAVSTDYKSLKKEGPDF